The following coding sequences are from one Ammospiza nelsoni isolate bAmmNel1 chromosome 5, bAmmNel1.pri, whole genome shotgun sequence window:
- the SUV39H2 gene encoding histone-lysine N-methyltransferase SUV39H2, with protein MEGWRGAWYVPCLASHETLQELCRKENLTCKSIGITNRSLKSYEVEYLCDYKVEEGKAYYLVKWKGWPESSNTWEPRKHLNCPLLIQNFLRDKNEYLSRGRGGKAMKLRNHVKTLKPAIADYVVKKAKQRIALQRWTEELNRKKNHKAMILVENTVDLEGPPLDFYYINEYKPAPGINVLNGITTGCECADCPAEKCCPKEAGFILAYNKRKKLKIQPGLPIYECNSYCRCGPDCPNRIVQKGTPYSLCIFRTNNGRGWGVKTLQKIKTNSFVMEYVGEVITSEEAERRGQFYDNQGNTYLFDLDYDSDEFTVDAARYGNVSHFVNHSCDPNLQVFNVFIDNLDLRLPRIALFSTRTIKAGEELTFDYQMKGSIDLTSDSAEGLSPSKKSIRTVCKCGAMCCRGYLN; from the exons CCTGGTATGTGCCATGTCTAGCTTCACATGAGACCCTCCAAGAATTatgtaggaaggaaaatctcaCATGTAAATCCATTGGAATCACCAACAGGAGTCTAAAGAGTTATGAGGTGGAATATTTGTGTGACTACAAGGTAGAAGAG GGCAAAGCATACTATCTTGTGAAATGGAAAGGATGGCCAGAATCTTCAAATACTTGGGAACCTCGGAAGCATCTGAACTGCCCTCTGCTTATTCAGAACTTTCTTAGAGACAAGAATGAATACTTGTCTCGGGGGAGAGGAGGCAAAGCAATGAAACTGAGAAACCATGTTAAAACTCTGAAACCTGCAATTGCAGATTATGTTGTAAAGAAGGCTAAACAAAGAATAGCTCTGCAGAGGTGGACAGAAGAACTCAACAGGAAAAAGAATCACAAAGCAATGATTCTGGTAGAAAACACCGTGGATCTTGAAGGCCCTCCTTTAGACTTCTACTACATCAATGAGTATAAACCTGCTCCAGGAATAAATGTGCTCAATGGAATAACAACTGGCTGTGAATGTGCTGACTGCCCTGCTGAGAAGTGCTGTCCAAAGGAGGCTGGCTTTATTTTGGCTTACAATAAACGTAAGAAATTGaaaatccagcctggcttgCCCATCTATGAGTGCAATTCATATTGTAGGTGTGGGCCTGACTGCCCCAATAGGATTGTGCAGAAAGGGACCCCATATTCCCTCTGCATCTTCAGAACCAACAATGGCCGTGGCTGGGGAGTAAAAACCCTccagaaaattaaaaccaacAGTTTTGTGATGGAGTATGTTGGAGAG gtGATTACAAGTGAGGAAGCAGAGAGGCGAGGCCAGTTCTATGACAACCAGGGAAATACATACTTGTTTGATTTGGACTATGACTCAGATGAATTTACAGTAGATGCAGCTCGATATGGAAATGTGTCCCACTTTGTGAACCACAGT TGTGATCCAAATCTTCAAGTCTTCAATGTGTTCATTGATAACCTCGACTTGCGTCTTCCCCGAATAGCGCTGTTCTCTACCCGGACCATCAAGGCTGGAGAAGAGCTGACCTTTGACTATCAGATGAAAG GTTCAATAGATCTGACTTCAGACTCTGCTGAAGGTCTTAGCCCATCCAAAAAGAGCATCAGAACTGTCTGTAAATGTGGAGCCATGTGTTGCAGAGGTTATCTCAACTGA